In the Populus trichocarpa isolate Nisqually-1 chromosome 8, P.trichocarpa_v4.1, whole genome shotgun sequence genome, gtgaaacaagctattaatatttttttaaaaataaatacttaaacGAGTTCtgggcttttaaaaaaaattggtttctGCTGATGTggttagttcatgatcaatgaTGAATCATTAGGTTGACTTGCCGAGCTGttctaataaaattgattaaggaaaaaaaagtaaatggaaaggaatataaaagaaatacaacAGTGTTTATACACCAATCCGGAATTTAATGCAATAGCTCTGCATCAACCATTATGGAGTGTTATAGTAGAAAAACAAGATCTACAAGAGAAAAACCATCCATGGAAACGAAAAGGTGAGACATACATGGAATATTTCGCATCCAAAAGCATAAAATAGGCTACTTGTTCATCATTTTCTCCCTGACACCTTTCATATGGAGTAGCAACTTATCATAGTCGGGAATGTTTTCTTTAATCAGAGGAACTTCAATGAAATTCTGGGCCCAAGCATGCAATCGAGGCAGTGTGCTTGGTTCCAAAACTTTCACACCCGCTGCTTCTTCAATGGCTTCAAGCCAACAAGTGAAGAGTCCAAATGAGATGTCAACTAGATTTATGCTGTCACCGCCAAAAAACTTCTTGTCCCCGAGACCTTGCTCTTGTAAGACTCTCAACACTTCCACCACTTCTTTCGCTGCCTTCTCTAGCTCTTCTCCACTAGCTCGGAAAAGGGCACCAAAGGCAGCAGTCTAAACAATGAAAGAATTCAATTTACATGCAACAGAACAGAGATAAATGGATAGATATTTGAAGGTGTTTAGCCTGAggagagtaaaaataaaagaaggcaAGTTAtgagaaatttttaattattattccactttaataacaagaagaaaatgttttttggaatcaattgtttttttccagGACTGCTACCAGATCAAATTAAACATTGTGAGCCTCATGAACagttacaaaatatatacaagaaGATGGATCTCGTTACCTTGGTAGCTCCATATTGAATCCAAAACCGAGCCATGGCTCTCTCGTAAGGATCTGTCGGTAGCAATGGATTCTCCGGCCATGTTTCCTCGATGTATTCAAGGATAACAAGAGACTCCGCAATTGGCTTGCCACCATGGACGAGTACAGGGATTTTCTTGTAAACTGGGTTATACTTCAATAGCAGTTCACTTTTATTGGTGAGGTCTTCTACAATATGCTCAAACTCCACGCCCTTTAGTTTCAGAGCCCATATAACTCTGTAATTAAAAGGGCTAACCCAGGAACCATGCAGCTTCACATCTGCCATCGTTCCAATGAGATCAGTATGCAAGGTCTACTGCTGTGCCAAGTCTTCTTATAGCGACTCTTGGCTTGGGCGATAAGTTTTGGATgcaagaaacattttttttttttttttttgatttacatggGGTGTCccggccagcttacgcgcaccacgactattccccacggctcactggacatcctgcaagcccaggagcaggtaaggcaccgcggagGTGACAGGcatgcacatagagggtcgaacccgggacgggggcggaacaagtcacacggttgaccacagcagctagaccctcaaggcAGAAACATTTTTTACTATTGCAAGTATTGGCTTGACTTGGTCCATAACTTTGATTccgaatttttttattttaacttggaCATCGTAATTTGCAAGTAATTCTTGAATAATCTCGGATGTGCACATGATGATGAAACGAGCTAttcatcaaacaaacaaaaaaacaaagcaaatttgaagatatgttaaaattaatgaatatcACAATCTGATTAacttttctaagtttttttttttgaaaatatgttaaaattaatggaTATCGTTGAAAATTCATactatgaactttttttttttttttttttgtcacggTGTGCAGTTTATTTTCCTGGCAAGAAACACTGACTACTCTGTAGAAAGTTACATTCTTTGAATGTATTCATGCCCAGCCTTCGGATTAGGTGGTGGATATGGACACACGTAGTCATGAACCTGTCTGGCTTTCGAATTTCGAAGAAATCTCAGTGCCCATCTCCAAGACCTGACATGCCTACCAATATCATGATGTTTATTGAATTAAGGAAAGCAGAAATAAACTATCCCTGATTTGacaacctttttcttttgttaaccTCTGCCAAATAATCCATTGACTATATGAATTGATCACTAATTAActacaaactaaaaatatcagttttttttaatattgatgattgtaatttaacttgtaaaattttagatttaatttttaaaatttattagtttgaatcttataaatttcagaattattAGAAACTTATcttactaattttaaaatctcataaaattaattaaaatatacataaattaactcaaatacttgcattgaacaaatatatatatataatatgctGGAAATATTTTGCACTTCTTTATACTTCATTGGAATTGAAATAGtgtatttttagtaatttttattttgatatttaaatttttgtttcgtgccatttagttttttcaagTACAAATTAACTTCCAAtcacatttgtttttaagaaactaAAGTTGAATTGAAATATAGGGAACTAAAGCAAAAATCTCGGGTGATACAGGGCAGGTTAAaagttttgttaaaatatttatttaattctcccatgttttttagatattaagtaaccattcttttaaatttaaagacaatacattttggtatttaattttatttttcttttatatcgcTGTTTTCTattgagaggagagagaaagagtcaTCAAATTCcgatttaaataaagaaaattgttGTTGTGGAAAATTTTAACAACCAACacgattgatttttatatcaaaatatttcatataatgAGGGGATTATGTTTAGATGTTTGTTTAACTTGAAAACACCTCAAACAACAAATTTAAGCTCGtgaagaattttattttccggtgtttttgggttttgtggtggtttattaggtttttgaagatcatgaattgatttaataaagTTTCTAGAGTGTTATCAATATGTTTTGAgtcaaaataagttaaaaatgagattttgaatgaaaaagcAAAGGGCCTCATTTTTCTAGCTACCATAGTAGTCTGATTTTAGGTTTTTACAGGTGAtgcatctttatatatatataattgaagtgGACAACACGCTGTTCGCCTcgttaaacttttttaaaaaataaaagcctgTGCGCGGGCCGTTGCTTTATTAGGCCATGCACTAGGCCTGTCatggttcttttttaaaaaaaattagttttttaaaaaataatatattattcgtgtatattttttcaaataaattttgggtttatgttttaaaaagattgtgattattttaaaatgatattgggtgtgtttaatttttagaaaggtGAGTACGATTcatctgtgatttttttcttaattttatatagattaagtttgtttttttttaatatgatttttttataagattttttatatgtgtagccttgcattgtttttttaattattgttcaataaattttatgtgtgtgtcgatttctattataaattttatgtgtttttcttttacaaatttattttgataaaataattcattagatataatcaaataaattactCTTATTGTAAAGTTAgatatcttgatttttatttttagttttgttttctcaattttatttttgtccattgttgatgattttttttttccattacttTACACAATAGTTACTGGATTGTTTAATTAGATGAGTGCATAAGTTATTTGATTTACACCTAggagtttttttagtataaaaaaacacGTTGAAGAACTCtgtatattcaattttatttatgttttgatgtttaagatttgatatttattcttatgatttttaatttttttctttgaattttttatgaaagtttcattgtttttagttttattattcaatCCCAGTTTataatgtattgtttttttttcgtttttttatcttttgatttttgtttttttattaatgtttttattctcttcaatttagctttcaaaactaaaatccgttgttgtctttttattttgaattttttatgttgttcttttttttgtgattttaactatcctgatttttttatatatagtgttttttgttttataacatGGGTCATGATTTAAAAAGTTAGCAgtaattaactttttttgtcttatttttttatattcatatttttttatttttttctatgaaattatcatattctcatttaatttttattttgttaacaaataaaatcattgagatgtttttggaatattgtgaagatatattttcataattgttgtaacccaattttggattcaccaagattttcttgaatgttattttatttctattattatttataaaaatccaaaaaaattaagaaaaagtttaaaattcaaaaatatttttctctagtcaaccgcatctttccgtcaaaaccgagtccaccaggtcaatacgggtcaaaccatgtcgaccagggtaaaaaatgagtttcgggccgtttcgggtcaaaaccgtcatttttgaccaaaaccaagttcaccgggtcaatacgggtcaaacatgtcgaccaggataaaaaatgagtttcatgcCGTTTTGGGTCAAACCTgttattttttggtcaaaacccggTCCACCGGGTTTATAtccattgaaagtttttttttatgtttcaacatGATTTtcggtaattaaaattgatttttagcggttgaatcgggctttttctaatactgatttaagttttaattttacctatataaatatatattattatatataataaaacaaaattaataatacagaATTGTCATATTAGGCGGGGCAGTTACATTTATTGTAGGCGAGCAGTTGGAtggatacattttttttatttaaagcagATGCTTGTTGTCCCCTctcattggctataaatagccagtgaCAGTACGCCAGAGAGGAGGAGGAcgagaggaagaaaagaaaaaaagaaaaaaaaagagaagagaggttACATACATACTATTcaggtttttttactatttcttcacgagagtaggatattgatttttattaaaaacaatatgaaaaataccaaatatatcctaaccgttagatctaatagtgtttagatctgaaccgttgatttaataaatacaatagGGCTTATCACACCAGATTAAAACCCAGACACATCTCAGCCCTTGAAATAATCTAAGCTTTGATCCCGTTGCGCCACATCACCGGGTGTACCTAGATTTCGGTGCACCGCGTCGCACCCGATCCCACCTCTGTTCAtccggaccgtccgatcaacctgcagatcGGGCCAATAACAGCCGCACGATCTTTCCATCAGAGATCCAACGGATCACAGGCCTCAGCTGCACCGGTGTACCGTGCTTGCGTTCTCACCGTAGCATAacccagagcatctctctcctctcgccggcgactccctctctctctcccgaTCTCCCATCTCCG is a window encoding:
- the LOC18108801 gene encoding probable glutathione S-transferase yields the protein MADVKLHGSWVSPFNYRVIWALKLKGVEFEHIVEDLTNKSELLLKYNPVYKKIPVLVHGGKPIAESLVILEYIEETWPENPLLPTDPYERAMARFWIQYGATKTAAFGALFRASGEELEKAAKEVVEVLRVLQEQGLGDKKFFGGDSINLVDISFGLFTCWLEAIEEAAGVKVLEPSTLPRLHAWAQNFIEVPLIKENIPDYDKLLLHMKGVREKMMNK